GTTTCTTCTAGCGGTCTAGCCTGAGAAGCTTCAAAGAAAAATTTGCTTAAATTAAAGTTTTGTGTATAACCTAGCCTCAAGTTTCTTAAAGCTTGTCCTTGCCATTGAATTTGAGCAAGGCTACCAGTGTCTTTAAAAAACAACAATATTGTTTCAGGTAGTGCAAAATTATCCTGCTTTAACAACTCTGTTATATCAGGTTCTAGTTTGAGTTTTATTTGGTTATGATTACGTCTAACTGATTCAATTTTTCCTAATTCCTTACCTGCACGTCTATTGCGAATTTCAGCAGAACTTGCAAGAAACTTTAAAGGTTCGTTTACAGCCTTTTCAGCGCGCTTCCAAAATTCATCTAGGCTGATCGAAATCGAGCCATTACTGGTAGCTAAAGCAGCATCCACTGCAAAGGTTATATGTTTTGCGGATGCAGAGTAGTTGTAGGAAATAACAGGAACATAAAACTGACGGTTTTCTGCTATGCGGTGTTGTATTCCTAAGTAAGCTTCCCAGGCTTGTATTTGGGCATAGGTTGGTACATAAGAACTACAAACAGGCATTGTTGCTATTTCTGCAAATGCTGTTTCTGGAATACCTATATTATTTTGATGAGCGCGTTGTAGGAGAATCAGGCGAGGTAAAGAAAAAGAATCTACCCGTCCTTGTTCTAGGTCTACTAAATTAATTGCAGTTAAAACTAAATTGCCTGTGCCATCTCGCTGAACAATTCCTGAAAGCTGTAAAGTTTGTTGCCGTTCTTCTAACTTCAAAGGTAATTGGAAATCATCTCGATCTGTTGCTACTATAAGTTTCCATTTTTCTTCATATTCTGAATTTCTTCCCGGCTCTTGTCTGCGAATATAGAAGATGCAAGGCTCCGAACCTAAAAGATGAGATATTAGCTCATCAGCACGAGCGTGTCGCTGCCAATAATCAGGATAGGCATTTAGTGCATCTGCTCCTTCAATATGGCTAATAAAGTTAGCGCTAGCTGTTCCTAGATAGTTGTAACCCCAAGTTTCCGGCATAACCTTGCACCCCATCTGAAAAATGATAAATAATCAACAGGATTGAAGACTTTTGTGTAACAGATTCACACTTATTAACGAACCTGCTTCAACAGTTCCAGCTTCCAGTGTGATGCTTTCTCTAGGTCAGCCATCTTCAAATCAGCACCTTCATATACCAAGCCCTTAAATCGGGTGTAGTTGTACGCCACACCATCATCAAGGTCAAGTTTGATTCGCGCATCGGCTTCGGTTTGCAGCTTGGCTTGGTAATCTCGCAGTTCTAGCTGTTGGGCTTGCAGTTCTTTCAGGCGGTTTGTGGCAGCTTTTTTAGCAGCACTAGAACTGGTATTATCTAGCTGTTGTTGCGCCCTGGCAATTTCCCCATCTAGTTTGACTTGCAATTCCAAAACATAATCGGTGCGGATACGAGCAAGAGCATCTTCGCTATAACGGTGTAAATATAGTAATGCGCCAAAAGCTCGTTTTTTTCCACTGGTAAACAGCCAGTAAATGGGGCGTTTTTTATAAGTTTGAATATGGTCAGAAATGAATTCTTGCAGAAAGTAACGGCGGATGCGTTCTTGGGCGCTTTCGCCGTTTTTGAGGGTGAGGGCGTTGGCGATGAAATTGAGGTTTTCGGTAAGGGTTTCGGGACTGTAGGCGACGCGCAGAAATTCTATGAAGCGGGTAACGATATCGTTATCAAAGTATGCTTGGTCTGTGATGGGAATAATTGCATCACTGCTGGCGCTTAAAGTTTGGTGTAGGGTGGGGTCAAATGGTTGTCCGGCGTGGATGAGTCCGGGCTTGTCGAGGGAGTAGCGCCCCATGATACAGCCGACGGCGTAGGAGATGAGGGAACGGATATCTTTGTTTAAGTCGGCGCGGCGGATGGTGATTTGGTCGTCGGGTACTTCTGGGGTGAGTTCGTCTTGTAAGCCGTATGCTTCTATCCAGTAGCGGTTATTTTCTTCTTCGAGTTGTTGGAGTTCGCGGAAGGCAGTTTCTGATTTGCTTTGCCAAATGGTGAAGGCTTCGGAGAGGTGTTTGGTGTTGTGGCGTAATAGAGGGTGGGTTTGGAAGTCCCAGGAAATTTCAAAGTTATCCCAGTCTTGGCGAGATATTGTAATGTTAGCTTTAGCATTCGAGTTAGAGAAATTATCTATCTTGCTCTTTATCGGTAGCTTGGAAATAGTACCGGATGGGAAGTCTAACGTCGGTGAAATCATCTCAAGAAAATAAGAGACGAGATTGCTATTGAGAAAAGAAATTAATCCATCTTGATCCTGTAATTTTTTTGGGAACAGGGCTTGTCCCTTGTCAGAAAATATAAATCCTTTTTCATGGACGCGCATACTTGTCATCCTGGATGAAAGCGCCGACCAAGTAATTCCTTCTAAAAAATAACTTTCTGTATTTTGAGGACGAGATTTTATTTTGCCTTCTTCTTTTCCATAGCTTTTAATCTCATCTCCATCATTTTCCCAGTTTACAACCCAATACTGATTTCCATACCATCTTCTAAATTCCCCACCTTTACTTAAAGGAAACCATTTTTTCTTCGACTTTTGCGCTTCTTCACAATCTTTTATCAATAAGCCAAGCTTAAAATAAGCAATTTCAAACCAATATCGTAAAAATCGGTCATTATTCCCAGTAATTAGTCCTTGCTTTAGATTAGAGATATCACTAAGCTTTTTGGAAGACTCAAATATTTCTAATACCTCATCAGTAGCCCAATAAGCGATCGCACTTCCCGGAATTTTTGCAAATTCAGATGAGTTTGCATAATAGATATATCCACAATCAGTATTTTTTATTGCTTCTAATACCTTAACTGGTTGCAAATCTGCTCCATAAAATTTATTAAGGTCAATAAAAGTTCCTTTATATTCAGGTAATGACTTATTAAAAAGAGTAAAAGTGCATATTGGGACATAAGCTGAATCAAAGAAAGCGTGGTATTCTGGCCTGATTAAACTTGTGATAACATTTTCACTTAGTATACGTCTACGAAGTTTCTCATAGGAACTCAAGAACATCCATGTAAATGGAGTCATTAAGCCAGTAAACCCGCATTTTTTAACCATGTTTATAATGCGTTGAATAAACATGGAAAAAGCATCAAACTTGGAATCATAATACTGTTCACTGGCAAAAGTTCTCAAAGTTATATTTAAACTATTAGTTCCCATATAAGGCGGATTTGCAACCACCACCCAATACTTATTTCTCAAAAGCTCCGCTTGTAAAAGCAACCCCTGCAAAGCCGGAACATATTCCCGAAACATTGAATTACTGAATTCTAATGCCTGCAATTGCCATTTTAACTTCTCACTATCAAAAGCTGGCGGAGTAATTAAACTTCCTAAATTATCTGCATCTTTAAAAGCCTCAATTAGCGGTTGCCAATCTTCAGCGTTTAATTCTGTAGCTGGTGGTAAAGTCTGACTATGGGTAGGATGTACCGCCATAATATTCAAAGCCAGAGATTTCCGCAAAATCCGCGAATTCTTCGCCCGCGCCTTCATCAATACCGCAAAACTTGCCAACTGCGCTGCACGTTCATCAATATCTAAACCATACAAATTGTGCGTCAAAATCAGCGCCGGAATATCGCGCTCTAAGTAACCTTGCTCTTTGTAAATTTCAAACAGCAAATCAAACGCATACACCAAAATATGACCGCTACCACAAGCAGGGTCTATTACGGTTAACTCTTGAGGTGTTAAAACTTGAGGTTTTTCACCCTCACCATTATCGTTAGGATTTTCCAAATAGTAAGGCATATATTCACGCAAGCGTGATTCCGGGTGAGAATCTAACCACAACCGCCCTAAACTGTTCTCCACCATATAGC
The Nostoc sp. C052 genome window above contains:
- the pglX gene encoding BREX-1 system adenine-specific DNA-methyltransferase PglX; amino-acid sequence: MNRTAIKNFAIWARRYLREQVKARAAQFGITHKSITEPQTVAGGLLVAGQTLNTTEANQYHQLRNRLQDLTLSSNQPQAVDALIDEIAYTWFNRLAALRFMEVNGYIGRVLSSSDPNLVDPDLLRDASSIAEMGDLPGLDLDTLNEWRSFANRDPNPDEFLYRRLLLAQCKALAEGIPALFDPRQNYQALFLPGNLLNQDSIVRRLVKEIPEEDWQNIEVVGWLYQFYISERKDEVIGAKSKVAAADIPAATQLFTPHWIVRYMVENSLGRLWLDSHPESRLREYMPYYLENPNDNGEGEKPQVLTPQELTVIDPACGSGHILVYAFDLLFEIYKEQGYLERDIPALILTHNLYGLDIDERAAQLASFAVLMKARAKNSRILRKSLALNIMAVHPTHSQTLPPATELNAEDWQPLIEAFKDADNLGSLITPPAFDSEKLKWQLQALEFSNSMFREYVPALQGLLLQAELLRNKYWVVVANPPYMGTNSLNITLRTFASEQYYDSKFDAFSMFIQRIINMVKKCGFTGLMTPFTWMFLSSYEKLRRRILSENVITSLIRPEYHAFFDSAYVPICTFTLFNKSLPEYKGTFIDLNKFYGADLQPVKVLEAIKNTDCGYIYYANSSEFAKIPGSAIAYWATDEVLEIFESSKKLSDISNLKQGLITGNNDRFLRYWFEIAYFKLGLLIKDCEEAQKSKKKWFPLSKGGEFRRWYGNQYWVVNWENDGDEIKSYGKEEGKIKSRPQNTESYFLEGITWSALSSRMTSMRVHEKGFIFSDKGQALFPKKLQDQDGLISFLNSNLVSYFLEMISPTLDFPSGTISKLPIKSKIDNFSNSNAKANITISRQDWDNFEISWDFQTHPLLRHNTKHLSEAFTIWQSKSETAFRELQQLEEENNRYWIEAYGLQDELTPEVPDDQITIRRADLNKDIRSLISYAVGCIMGRYSLDKPGLIHAGQPFDPTLHQTLSASSDAIIPITDQAYFDNDIVTRFIEFLRVAYSPETLTENLNFIANALTLKNGESAQERIRRYFLQEFISDHIQTYKKRPIYWLFTSGKKRAFGALLYLHRYSEDALARIRTDYVLELQVKLDGEIARAQQQLDNTSSSAAKKAATNRLKELQAQQLELRDYQAKLQTEADARIKLDLDDGVAYNYTRFKGLVYEGADLKMADLEKASHWKLELLKQVR